The following proteins come from a genomic window of Sorghum bicolor cultivar BTx623 chromosome 3, Sorghum_bicolor_NCBIv3, whole genome shotgun sequence:
- the LOC8069776 gene encoding WD-40 repeat-containing protein MSI4, whose amino-acid sequence MKERSGSRAAVDERYAQWKSLIPVLYDWFANHNLVWPSLSCRWGPQFEKATYKNRQRLYLSEQTDGSVPNTLVIANCEVVKPRVAAAEHISQFNEEARSPFVKKYKTIVHPGEVNRIRELPQNSKIIATHTDSPDVLIWDVEAQPNRHAVLGASESRPDLILTGHKENAEFALAMCPAEPYVLSGGKDKSVVLWSIQDHISALGDSSSSPGASGSKQSGKSATEKESPKVDPRGIFHGHDSTVEDVQFCPSSAQEFCSVGDDACLILWDARTGTGPAVKVEKAHSGDVHCVDWNPLDVNYILTGSADNSVRMWDRRKLGSGGASSPIHKFEGHKAAVLCVQWSPDRASVFGSSAEDGFLNVWDHEKVGTKKNTNVPAGLFFQHAGHRDKIVDFHWNSSDPWTIVSVSDDGESTGGGGTLQIWRMSDLIYRPEDEVLTELENFKAHLASCAPRT is encoded by the exons ATGAAGGAGAGAAGCGGCTCCAGGGCGGCGGTGGACGAGCGCTACGCGCAGTGGAAGTCGCTCATCCCCGTCCTCTACGACTGGTTTGCTAACCACAACCTCGTCTGGCCATCCCTCTCCTGCCG GTGGGGGCCACAGTTTGAGAAAGCTACCTACAAGAATCGTCAACGCCTTTACCTATCTGAGCAG ACGGATGGGAGTGTGCCTAATACTCTAGTTATCGCAAACTGTGAAGTTGTGAAGCCACGGGTTGCAGCTGCTGAACATATCTCGCAG TTTAACGAGGAAGCACGATCACCTTTTGTTAAGAAGTACAAGACCATAGTTCATCCTGGTGAA GTTAACAGAATCAGGGAGCTTCCACAGAACAGTAAGATCATAGCCACTCACACTGACAGTCCAGAT GTACTTATTTGGGATGTTGAAGCACAGCCAAATAGACATGCCGTCCTAGGAGCTTCTGAATCTCGCCCTGATCTG ATATTAACGGGACATAAGGAAAATGCGGAATTTGCGCTTGCTATGTGCCCAGCAGAACCATATGTCCTATCAGGAG GAAAGGACAAATCTGTTGTCTTGTGGAGCATCCAAGACCACATATCTGCCCTTGGGGATTCCTCGTCTTCTCCTGGAGCATCTGGCAGCAAGCAGTCTGGTAAATCTGCAACTGAAAAGGAGAGCCCTAAAGTTGATCCTAGAGGTATATTCCACGGACATGACAGCACTGTTGAAGATGTTCAGTTCTGCCCTTCCAG TGCGCAGGAGTTTTGTAGTGTGGGTGATGATGCTTGTCTTATTCTGTGGGATGCTCGAACTGGCACTGGCCCAGCTGTTAAG GTTGAGAAAGCTCACAGTGGAGATGTTCATTGTGTTGATTGGAATCCCCTTGACGTTAACTATATCTTAACTGG TTCTGCCGATAACTCTGTCCGAATGTGGGATCGTCGTAAGCTGGGTTCGGGAGGAGCTAGTTCTCCAATTCATAAATTTGAGGGCCATAAAGCTGCTGTTCTTTGTGTTCAG TGGTCACCTGACAGAGCATCTGTTTTTGGAAGTTCTGCGGAAGATGGTTTCTTAAACGTGTGGGATCATGAGAAG GTTGGGACTAAGAAAAATACTAATGTCCCAGCTGGGCTTTTCTTCCAGCATGCTGGTCATAG GGATAAGATTGTAGACTTCCACTGGAATTCGTCAGATCCTTGGACAATTGTCAGTGTATCTGATGATGGTGAGAGCACTGGTGGAGGCGGAACACTGCAG ATATGGCGCATGAGTGATTTGATCTACCGCCCTGAGGATGAAGTTCTTACAGAACTGGAGAATTTCAAGGCTCACTTGGCCAGCTGTGCTCCAAGGACTTGA
- the LOC8059171 gene encoding uncharacterized protein LOC8059171 — MDGADPAFAVSSSPWSSLVRGYFSPATLFLLLNMVIGTIALTSRSHRRRHGHRDDVDGGHHYQYQHQHRGHVHDQPQHHHHHHQYAPPPQLARTSSVMDRLRSLGLYRFRSGDFPPEYNHHLSAATEDSAAAAAAHSSSVMKQDQAQYTRSRSEPARSKRPPPARKNNDKKEDHAVVKNSTSVSEVKKLERAPAPRGLVVREEEDAAASVSVDARADDFINKFRQQLQLQRLNSLLNYKEMLNRGL; from the coding sequence ATGGACGGCGCGGACCCCGCATTCGCGGTGTCGTCTAGCCCGTGGTCGTCGCTAGTCCGCGGCTACTTCTCCCCGGCGACGCTCTTCCTCCTGCTCAacatggtcatcggcaccatcgcGCTCACGTCCCGctcccaccgccgccgccacggccaCCGCGACGATGTCGACGGCGGCCACCACTACCAGTACCAGCACCAGCACCGCGGCCACGTCCACgaccagcctcaacatcatcatcatcatcatcagtacGCTCCTCCGCCGCAGCTCGCGCGCACGTCATCCGTCATGGACCGCCTGCGCTCGCTTGGCCTCTACCGCTTCCGGTCCGGCGACTTCCCGCCCGAGTACAACCATCACCTCTCCGCGGCGACAGAggactccgccgccgccgccgccgcccactcGAGCAGCGTGATGAAGCAGGATCAAGCCCAGTACACCAGGAGCCGGTCAGAGCCCGCCAGGAGCAAGAGGCCTCCGCCGGCTCGCAAGAACAATGACAAGAAGGAAGACCATGCGGTGGTGAAGAACTCGACCTCGGTCTCGGAGGTGAAGAAGCTGGAGCGCGCCCCGGCACCGAGAGGCTTGGTAGTAAGAGAAGAGGAGGATGCGGCGGCGTCCGTGAGCGTGGACGCCAGGGCGGACGACTTCATCAACAAATTCAggcagcagctgcagctgcagcggcTCAACTCGCTGCTCAACTACAAGGAGATGCTCAACCGCGGCTTGTAG